The following coding sequences are from one Selenomonas sputigena ATCC 35185 window:
- a CDS encoding endonuclease MutS2 — MEKETLDTLEYDKIRAMLEAKAGSVLGKEKARAVLPSGDFAEVEELLRETEEAVRLSAFSSPPMGGVFDIRESLAKAERGAVLDLGDFTDLLSTMRAMRAVKRFFKEVEMDLPLIKEQAKGIEILGQLERRLENSVDEHGNLLDDASVELSRIRRELRSGRRRAKEQMEAILHRTEYQKFFQDAIITQRAERNVIPIKQEYRQSFPGIVHDQSASGATLFIEPMALVDLNNDLKQLALAEKTEVQRILRLLSQEVGKNGSVLEGNCAILASLDFIFARAKLAADMQAKRPAINREGRTKLVAARHPLIDAAKVVPIDIALGEAYRMLLITGPNTGGKTVSLKTIGLFALMVQSGCYIPAAAGSEISVYTNVYTVIGDEQSIEQSLSTFSAHMSHLVKLLECVEGTDLLLLDEIGAGTDPEEGAALAMAILEQFLARGSSTIVTTHYSELKTFAFTREGIENACVEFDVETLRPTYRLLTGMPGASNAFAISRRLGLSEAAILRAQQFIKADHAQFEKVVNQLESEKLMYEQRNADIMERQQRVAKLEEKTQALKDEIREKKEQMLKKARQESANLVRRTRREAEEIIKSLKAQFDDLGIESRRRAMQEAREKLQEAAERSRTGLLPGKAYKEKIDMQKLAVGDVVYVRKLDQKATVLKIQGANIEVQLGSLKTYVKAGDCRFVERARKEQPAAKGSGGTKGAGALLQKTANLHREIDVRGLMVDEAEQVLGKFLDDAVIGGLGQVLIIHGKGTGALRKGIHDYLKHHKSVARFNFADISEGGTGATLVDLQ, encoded by the coding sequence ATGGAAAAGGAAACACTCGACACGCTTGAGTACGACAAGATTCGCGCGATGCTGGAAGCGAAGGCAGGCTCCGTCCTCGGCAAGGAAAAGGCGCGAGCCGTCCTTCCGTCGGGCGATTTTGCTGAGGTGGAGGAGCTTCTGCGCGAGACGGAGGAGGCGGTTCGCCTCTCGGCTTTTTCCTCGCCGCCCATGGGCGGTGTCTTCGACATCCGCGAGTCTCTGGCAAAGGCCGAGCGCGGTGCCGTGCTCGATCTCGGCGATTTTACCGATCTTTTGAGCACGATGCGCGCGATGCGAGCCGTCAAGCGCTTCTTCAAAGAAGTGGAGATGGACTTGCCGCTCATCAAGGAGCAGGCAAAGGGCATCGAGATTCTCGGGCAGTTGGAGCGCAGGCTGGAAAACAGCGTCGACGAACACGGCAATTTGCTCGACGACGCGAGTGTCGAGCTTTCGCGCATACGGCGCGAACTGCGTTCAGGCAGACGCAGGGCGAAGGAGCAGATGGAAGCCATCCTGCACCGCACGGAGTATCAGAAATTCTTTCAGGACGCCATCATCACACAGCGTGCGGAGCGAAACGTCATACCGATCAAGCAGGAGTATCGCCAGAGCTTTCCAGGCATCGTCCACGACCAGTCGGCGAGCGGCGCGACGCTTTTCATCGAGCCGATGGCTCTCGTCGATCTCAACAACGATCTCAAGCAGCTTGCGCTCGCAGAAAAGACCGAGGTGCAGCGCATCCTGCGCCTTCTCTCGCAGGAGGTCGGCAAGAATGGCAGTGTTCTCGAAGGGAATTGTGCCATACTCGCCTCTCTTGACTTCATCTTCGCGCGGGCGAAGCTTGCAGCCGATATGCAGGCGAAGCGCCCTGCAATCAATCGCGAGGGAAGGACGAAGCTCGTCGCCGCGCGTCATCCGCTGATCGATGCGGCAAAGGTCGTGCCCATTGACATCGCGCTTGGAGAAGCGTATCGCATGTTGCTCATCACGGGACCGAATACGGGCGGCAAGACGGTCAGCCTGAAGACTATCGGACTTTTTGCGCTCATGGTGCAGTCAGGATGCTATATCCCCGCCGCCGCAGGATCTGAGATTTCTGTATATACGAATGTCTATACGGTCATCGGCGACGAGCAGAGCATAGAGCAGAGCCTCAGTACATTTTCCGCGCACATGTCGCATCTGGTCAAACTCTTGGAATGCGTCGAGGGCACGGATCTCCTGCTGCTCGATGAGATCGGCGCGGGAACCGACCCCGAGGAAGGGGCGGCTCTCGCCATGGCGATCCTTGAGCAGTTCCTCGCACGCGGCTCCTCAACGATCGTGACGACGCATTACTCGGAGCTGAAGACGTTCGCTTTTACGCGCGAGGGCATAGAGAATGCCTGTGTGGAATTCGACGTCGAGACGCTGCGCCCGACGTACCGTCTGCTGACGGGGATGCCGGGCGCAAGCAACGCCTTTGCCATCAGCCGCCGCCTCGGCCTTTCGGAAGCGGCGATCCTGCGTGCACAGCAATTCATCAAGGCTGATCATGCGCAGTTCGAGAAGGTCGTGAACCAGCTCGAAAGCGAAAAGCTCATGTACGAGCAGAGGAACGCCGACATCATGGAAAGGCAGCAGCGCGTGGCGAAGCTTGAGGAAAAGACGCAGGCGCTGAAGGATGAGATTCGCGAGAAGAAGGAGCAGATGCTCAAGAAGGCGAGGCAGGAGAGCGCAAATCTCGTGCGGCGCACGCGGCGTGAGGCGGAGGAGATCATCAAGAGCCTCAAGGCGCAGTTCGACGACCTCGGCATAGAGAGCCGCCGCCGTGCCATGCAGGAGGCGCGGGAGAAACTGCAGGAAGCGGCGGAGCGCTCGCGCACGGGACTTCTCCCCGGCAAGGCGTACAAAGAGAAGATCGACATGCAGAAGCTCGCTGTCGGCGATGTCGTCTATGTGCGAAAGCTCGACCAAAAGGCGACGGTGCTCAAGATCCAAGGCGCAAATATCGAAGTGCAGCTAGGCAGCCTCAAGACGTATGTCAAGGCGGGAGACTGCCGCTTTGTCGAACGTGCGAGGAAGGAGCAGCCCGCCGCGAAAGGAAGCGGCGGCACGAAGGGTGCGGGTGCGCTTCTGCAGAAGACGGCGAACCTGCATCGCGAGATTGATGTGCGCGGGCTCATGGTCGACGAGGCGGAGCAAGTGCTCGGCAAGTTCCTCGACGATGCCGTCATCGGCGGACTCGGTCAGGTTCTCATCATCCATGGCAAGGGGACGGGAGCACTCAGAAAGGGCATTCACGATTATCTCAAGCATCACAAGAGCGTCGCTCGCTTCAACTTCGCCGACATCAGCGAGGGCGGCACGGGCGCGACGCTCGTCGATTTGCAGTGA
- the ruvA gene encoding Holliday junction branch migration protein RuvA, whose protein sequence is MIGFLRGKVARLSLDFCFLDVAGVGYRVFISGATHGRLHMGEEVTLFTHLAVREDAMTLYGFFSEEEYELFQMLISVTGIGPKAALGILSNITPENLCLAVRNKKADILTKAPGIGKKSAERIILELKDKMKGFMTEHEAIVEEGLLEEPVEDTMLAEAGAALLSLGYTQAEFTPILRRAKDCKDAEALIRFALKEFAQHR, encoded by the coding sequence ATGATCGGTTTCCTGCGGGGAAAGGTCGCGCGCCTTTCCCTTGATTTTTGCTTTCTTGATGTTGCAGGCGTCGGCTACCGCGTCTTCATTTCGGGCGCGACGCATGGTCGCCTGCACATGGGCGAAGAAGTGACGCTCTTCACGCATCTCGCCGTGCGTGAGGACGCCATGACGCTCTACGGCTTCTTTTCCGAGGAGGAGTACGAGCTTTTTCAAATGCTCATCTCCGTTACGGGAATCGGTCCCAAGGCGGCGCTTGGCATCTTATCGAACATCACGCCCGAGAACCTTTGCCTTGCCGTAAGGAACAAGAAGGCGGACATTTTGACGAAGGCGCCGGGCATCGGCAAGAAGTCGGCGGAACGCATCATCTTAGAACTCAAGGACAAGATGAAGGGATTTATGACGGAGCACGAAGCGATTGTCGAGGAAGGCTTGCTCGAAGAGCCTGTCGAAGATACGATGCTTGCCGAGGCGGGCGCCGCGCTCCTCTCGCTCGGCTACACGCAGGCGGAGTTCACGCCGATCCTGCGGCGTGCCAAAGACTGCAAGGACGCTGAGGCGCTGATTCGTTTTGCGCTGAAGGAGTTTGCCCAACATCGCTGA
- the ruvC gene encoding crossover junction endodeoxyribonuclease RuvC yields MLALGIDPGTAICGFGFVSSEGSRLVPHAYGALTTSPKARMEDRLMKLYDGLDALIKEYKPDVMGIEQLFFNRNVTTAIPVGQARGVVLLAAAKNGLEIAEHTPLQVKQAVTGYGKARKEQVIYMVSKLLHLAKPPKPDDVADALAVAICTTHCMASAAWRNRL; encoded by the coding sequence ATGCTTGCGCTGGGCATTGATCCGGGCACGGCGATCTGCGGCTTTGGCTTCGTGTCCTCGGAGGGAAGCCGCCTCGTGCCGCACGCATACGGCGCTCTGACGACGAGTCCAAAGGCTCGCATGGAAGATAGGCTCATGAAGCTCTACGATGGACTTGACGCCTTGATCAAGGAGTACAAGCCCGATGTCATGGGCATTGAGCAGCTGTTCTTCAACCGCAATGTCACGACGGCGATCCCCGTCGGACAGGCGCGCGGCGTCGTGCTTCTGGCTGCGGCCAAGAACGGCTTGGAGATCGCGGAGCATACGCCGCTGCAGGTCAAGCAGGCGGTGACGGGCTACGGCAAGGCGCGGAAGGAACAGGTCATCTACATGGTCTCAAAGCTTCTGCACCTCGCGAAACCGCCGAAACCCGATGATGTGGCGGATGCGCTTGCCGTAGCCATCTGCACGACGCACTGCATGGCGAGCGCCGCTTGGCGCAATCGCCTGTAG
- a CDS encoding transglycosylase domain-containing protein, with protein MEKRTDATRASRQQLQRRLAPKSNPKPPPKKKSRGGNVVRALVGFLIILFVMLVGIGCGFLTASMNTKENLVEDIRPPASSHIYDINGNEIANVHATENREPVKLAQIPKNLQNAFVAVEDNRFYEHTGVDLRGILRAVYANVTGRTISEGGSTITQQLAKNAYLTQDRTFKRKVQEVFLALQIERQYTKQEILELYLNQIYFGQGAYGVQAAAKTYFGKNVEDLDLNECAMLAGIPKSPNYYSPFNNFNAAQERKEVVLDQMEKYGYINHATARKTTEEKPTLANKTQAKDTTGAYFIDYITQKVIDRYGADAIYKEGLKIYTTIDMTMQKAAEEAAHTVAVQRTDGNGVQQPQMALVAIDPHTGYIKAMVGGRGTDQFNRATMAERQPGSSFKPFVFAAALEANYSPDTIIDDSPIKIGGWSPKNYSGNYSGKVTLRTVARYSLNVPTVKIAQKLGIEKPIYYAQEMGITTLVLDGERNDKNFSTALGGLTKGVTPLELTSAYGTFANKGIHVEPVAIIKILDRNGKVLEQAELKQKSVIKESSAAALTSMLQDVVQHGTGTRANIGRPAAGKTGTTDNYHDAWFVGYTPDLVAGVWIGNDDNTSMGVMSGGMAPAEMWKAFMQKVLAGTPAKNFDGVSYTAGSVSEIKDEKSVKDEKHTDKKEKNAKDAKNGKDAKDVPRPEAGGRTMGDGAPQSDSPPAQQPSLPEPGAGPEPGAGVSKGRD; from the coding sequence ATGGAAAAACGTACCGATGCGACGCGCGCCTCGCGGCAGCAGCTGCAGAGACGCCTGGCACCGAAGTCGAATCCGAAGCCGCCGCCGAAGAAGAAAAGCCGCGGCGGCAATGTTGTGCGCGCTCTCGTGGGTTTCCTCATCATCCTTTTTGTCATGCTTGTCGGCATTGGCTGCGGCTTCTTGACGGCGAGCATGAATACGAAAGAAAATCTCGTTGAGGATATCCGTCCGCCGGCGTCGTCCCATATCTATGACATCAACGGCAACGAGATCGCCAATGTTCATGCGACGGAGAATCGTGAGCCGGTAAAGCTCGCGCAGATTCCGAAAAATCTGCAGAACGCATTCGTCGCGGTCGAGGACAACCGCTTCTATGAACATACAGGCGTTGATCTGCGCGGCATTCTGCGCGCCGTCTATGCTAACGTCACGGGCAGGACGATCTCCGAGGGCGGCTCAACGATCACGCAACAGCTCGCAAAAAATGCTTACCTGACGCAGGATCGGACGTTCAAGCGCAAGGTACAGGAAGTGTTCCTTGCCCTGCAGATCGAGCGCCAGTATACGAAGCAGGAGATCTTGGAGCTTTATCTGAACCAAATCTACTTCGGACAGGGCGCTTATGGCGTGCAGGCGGCGGCGAAGACGTACTTCGGCAAGAACGTCGAGGATCTTGATCTCAACGAATGTGCGATGCTTGCGGGCATACCGAAGAGCCCCAACTACTATTCGCCGTTCAACAACTTCAACGCCGCACAGGAACGCAAGGAAGTCGTGCTCGATCAGATGGAAAAGTACGGCTACATCAATCATGCGACGGCGCGCAAGACGACGGAAGAGAAGCCGACGCTTGCCAATAAGACACAGGCGAAGGATACGACGGGCGCGTACTTCATCGACTATATCACGCAGAAGGTCATCGACCGATACGGCGCCGATGCCATCTATAAGGAAGGCTTGAAGATCTACACGACGATCGACATGACGATGCAGAAAGCGGCGGAAGAGGCCGCGCATACCGTGGCCGTACAGCGCACGGACGGCAATGGAGTGCAGCAGCCGCAGATGGCACTCGTTGCCATCGATCCGCACACGGGCTACATCAAGGCGATGGTCGGCGGCCGAGGCACGGATCAGTTCAATCGCGCGACGATGGCGGAGCGTCAGCCTGGCTCGTCGTTCAAGCCCTTCGTCTTTGCAGCGGCGCTTGAGGCGAATTATTCCCCCGATACCATCATTGACGACAGCCCGATCAAGATCGGTGGCTGGTCGCCGAAGAATTACAGCGGCAATTACAGCGGCAAGGTGACACTGCGCACGGTGGCGCGCTACTCGCTCAACGTGCCTACGGTCAAGATTGCACAGAAGCTCGGCATAGAAAAGCCGATTTACTATGCGCAAGAAATGGGCATAACGACTCTTGTGCTTGACGGTGAGCGCAACGACAAGAACTTCTCGACAGCGCTCGGCGGACTCACGAAGGGCGTGACGCCTCTGGAACTGACGAGCGCTTACGGGACGTTTGCGAACAAGGGCATACACGTCGAGCCTGTCGCCATCATTAAGATTCTCGACCGCAACGGCAAGGTTCTTGAACAGGCGGAGCTTAAGCAAAAGAGCGTCATCAAGGAAAGCAGCGCAGCAGCCTTGACGAGCATGTTACAGGACGTCGTGCAGCACGGTACGGGAACGCGTGCGAACATCGGACGTCCTGCCGCGGGCAAGACAGGTACGACGGACAACTATCACGATGCGTGGTTCGTCGGCTACACGCCCGATCTCGTGGCGGGCGTGTGGATCGGCAACGACGACAACACGTCGATGGGCGTGATGTCGGGCGGCATGGCGCCAGCAGAAATGTGGAAGGCGTTCATGCAGAAGGTTCTCGCGGGCACACCTGCAAAGAACTTTGACGGTGTTTCATATACCGCAGGAAGTGTCAGCGAGATCAAGGACGAAAAATCTGTGAAGGACGAGAAGCATACAGATAAGAAGGAAAAGAATGCCAAGGATGCGAAGAATGGCAAGGATGCCAAGGATGTGCCAAGGCCCGAGGCAGGCGGCAGAACTATGGGAGACGGTGCACCGCAATCCGATTCTCCGCCCGCGCAGCAGCCTTCGCTCCCTGAGCCGGGTGCAGGACCTGAGCCGGGCGCAGGCGTTTCTAAGGGCAGAGATTGA
- a CDS encoding DUF3656 domain-containing U32 family peptidase, which yields MIELLAPAGSREALTAAVESGADAVYLAGNMFGARAYADNFDEEGMREAIAFAHSRDVRVHVTVNTIVRDEEMAALSRYLRFLYEVGADAVLVQDLGVYRLARQAAPGLPLHASTQMTVHNLEGVLLLQEMGFERVVLSRELSLEDIRYITAHCQVEIETFVHGALCVCYSGQCLMSSMIGGRSGNRGRCAQPCRLPYTLVDETGADVLGKDAGQFLLSPKDLKTIELLPELLESGIASLKIEGRMKRPEYVAVVVDAYRRAIDAVEAGRGLPSAAEDEKALAQIFNRDFTTAYLKERPGRTMMSDSRPNNRGLLVGRVLENDRTAGRVKLKLSGDLAEGDQLDFWVKVGGRKTATVTDLRDKKGRSCLSAKTGEEVTLPLDAPVKPHDRVFKVFDAHLMEKARGFFRTGAPVRRVPVAAHVRVRLGESLSIALHDRDGFAAQAKTGFRAESAKKRPLDAATVEKQLRRIGTTIFSLGEVSLDMEDGVMVPVSEINEARRKAFAALQEERMAHYRRAALPAFRYEEVPARAGRRGEARIAAATDTLAGVREALRSGADEIVFGGDSYHHRAIPLRDYAEAAQLARGAGCAIVFNTPRLVLRRDMTAWRKLVEGFVRLSPDAVSVHNFGTLRVVREAGLKFYADASLPVINCRALAELAEMGASRAVLSPELTLEQAGALAVRAPFPVECIVEGNLELMVSEYCALGSFLGNAASGSCSMPCCKGKTRYALLDRKDMKFPLVFDQSCHMHVLNGKRLSMLLHAMEFAPRGISFLRIDGRFMEAAELGRRVRLYKEWSRFSGTLIKEQEEYLKELEGKDVTRGHYFRGVQ from the coding sequence TTGATTGAATTATTGGCTCCGGCAGGGAGCAGGGAGGCGTTGACGGCCGCTGTGGAAAGCGGCGCTGACGCCGTCTATCTGGCAGGCAATATGTTCGGCGCACGCGCCTATGCGGACAACTTCGACGAAGAGGGAATGCGCGAGGCGATCGCCTTCGCCCACAGCCGTGATGTGCGCGTGCATGTGACGGTCAACACCATCGTGCGCGACGAGGAGATGGCGGCACTTTCCCGCTACCTGCGCTTCCTCTACGAGGTTGGCGCGGACGCCGTGCTCGTGCAGGACCTCGGCGTTTATCGGCTCGCGCGTCAGGCGGCTCCTGGTCTGCCGCTGCATGCGAGCACGCAGATGACCGTGCACAATCTGGAAGGCGTGCTCCTTCTTCAGGAGATGGGCTTTGAGCGAGTCGTGCTCTCGCGCGAGCTTTCGCTGGAGGATATCCGCTATATCACGGCGCACTGTCAGGTGGAGATTGAGACCTTCGTGCACGGGGCGCTTTGCGTCTGCTACTCGGGGCAGTGTCTGATGAGCAGCATGATCGGCGGCAGGAGCGGCAATCGCGGTCGCTGTGCACAGCCGTGCCGTCTGCCCTATACGCTTGTCGATGAGACGGGCGCGGATGTTCTCGGCAAGGATGCGGGGCAGTTCCTGCTCTCGCCCAAGGATTTGAAAACCATTGAGCTTTTGCCGGAACTCTTGGAGAGCGGCATCGCTTCGCTGAAGATCGAAGGGCGCATGAAGCGTCCCGAGTACGTCGCTGTCGTCGTCGACGCCTATCGCCGCGCCATCGACGCCGTCGAGGCAGGCAGGGGACTGCCGAGCGCGGCAGAGGATGAAAAGGCGCTCGCGCAGATCTTCAACCGCGATTTCACGACGGCCTACCTAAAGGAACGTCCGGGGCGCACGATGATGAGCGATTCCCGGCCGAACAATCGCGGCCTTCTCGTCGGACGCGTCTTGGAAAATGACAGGACGGCGGGGCGCGTGAAGCTGAAGCTCTCGGGTGATCTGGCCGAGGGAGATCAGCTGGATTTCTGGGTCAAGGTCGGTGGAAGGAAGACGGCGACGGTGACGGATCTCCGCGACAAGAAGGGTCGCTCCTGTCTCTCGGCGAAGACGGGCGAGGAGGTCACATTGCCTCTCGATGCGCCCGTGAAGCCGCACGACCGCGTGTTCAAGGTGTTCGATGCACATCTCATGGAGAAGGCGCGCGGCTTTTTCCGCACAGGTGCTCCCGTGCGGCGCGTGCCCGTGGCGGCGCATGTCCGTGTACGCCTAGGTGAGTCCCTTTCCATCGCCTTGCATGATCGGGACGGTTTTGCAGCGCAGGCAAAGACGGGGTTTCGTGCAGAATCTGCAAAGAAGCGACCGTTGGATGCAGCGACCGTTGAAAAGCAGCTGCGCCGCATCGGTACGACGATCTTTTCCCTGGGGGAAGTCTCCCTCGATATGGAGGATGGCGTGATGGTTCCCGTCAGCGAGATCAACGAGGCGCGGCGCAAAGCGTTCGCTGCCTTGCAGGAAGAGCGCATGGCGCACTATCGCCGCGCCGCCCTGCCTGCGTTCCGCTATGAAGAAGTGCCTGCCCGCGCCGGACGCAGGGGAGAGGCGCGTATCGCGGCGGCGACGGACACGCTCGCCGGCGTGCGCGAGGCGCTGCGCTCAGGCGCTGACGAGATCGTCTTCGGCGGCGATTCCTACCATCATCGTGCGATTCCCCTGCGCGACTACGCGGAGGCGGCGCAGCTCGCACGCGGCGCAGGATGCGCCATCGTGTTCAACACACCGCGCCTCGTGCTGCGCCGCGACATGACGGCATGGAGAAAACTCGTCGAGGGTTTCGTGCGCCTTTCGCCCGACGCCGTCAGCGTCCACAACTTCGGCACGCTCCGCGTCGTGCGCGAGGCGGGGCTGAAGTTTTATGCCGATGCGTCGCTTCCCGTCATCAACTGCCGGGCTCTTGCGGAGCTTGCAGAAATGGGAGCGAGCCGCGCCGTTCTTTCGCCCGAGCTTACGCTGGAGCAGGCGGGGGCGCTTGCCGTGCGTGCACCTTTTCCCGTCGAGTGCATCGTCGAGGGAAATCTTGAACTCATGGTATCTGAATACTGCGCCTTGGGCAGTTTCCTCGGCAATGCAGCGTCAGGCTCGTGTTCGATGCCGTGCTGCAAGGGAAAGACGCGCTACGCCTTGTTGGACAGGAAGGACATGAAATTTCCGCTCGTATTCGACCAGTCATGCCACATGCACGTCCTCAACGGCAAGCGCCTTTCGATGCTGCTTCATGCGATGGAGTTTGCGCCGCGCGGCATCTCTTTTTTACGCATCGACGGGCGCTTCATGGAAGCGGCGGAGCTGGGAAGACGCGTGCGCCTCTACAAGGAATGGAGCCGCTTTTCAGGCACGCTCATCAAGGAGCAGGAGGAATATCTGAAGGAGCTTGAGGGCAAGGATGTGACGCGCGGCCATTATTTCCGCGGCGTGCAGTAA
- the tyrS gene encoding tyrosine--tRNA ligase — protein sequence MANVFDVLKERGFIAQCTDEEGVRELLGKESVTFYTGFDPTADSLHVGHFLGLMAMSHMQRAGHRPVCLVGGGTGTVGDPSGRTDMRRMLTDEDIEHNCDCFKKQIARFIDFSEGKALMVNNGDWLRKLNYIELLREVGAHFTVNRMLSAEAYKTRWEKGLTFLEFNYMVMQAYDFLELSHRCGCKLQMGGDDQWSNIIAGVELIRRKEAKPAYGLTFTLLTKSDGQKMGKTAGGALWLDAEKTSPYDFYQYWRNIDDADVEKCLALLTFLPMEEVRRLGALRDAAINEAKTVLAYEVTKLVHGEAEAKKAKEGAEAMFGRGAASAELPTFTLTAEEMGAKLLDILAKNGVFSSKSEGRRLISQGGVTLNDARVTDADYRLQEEDFSDGTALVKKGKKKHYRLVKA from the coding sequence TTGGCAAATGTTTTTGATGTTTTGAAAGAGCGCGGTTTCATCGCTCAATGCACAGATGAAGAAGGCGTGCGCGAACTGCTCGGCAAAGAGAGCGTGACCTTCTACACGGGGTTCGACCCGACGGCGGACAGTCTTCATGTTGGACATTTCCTCGGACTCATGGCGATGTCGCACATGCAGCGTGCCGGGCATCGTCCCGTGTGCCTCGTGGGCGGCGGCACGGGAACGGTCGGCGATCCTTCGGGGCGCACGGACATGCGCAGGATGTTGACGGATGAGGATATCGAGCATAACTGCGACTGCTTCAAGAAGCAGATCGCGCGTTTCATCGACTTTTCTGAGGGCAAGGCGCTGATGGTCAACAACGGCGATTGGCTGAGGAAGCTCAACTACATCGAACTTCTGCGCGAGGTTGGGGCACATTTCACCGTGAACCGCATGTTGTCTGCTGAAGCCTACAAAACGCGTTGGGAGAAGGGGCTGACCTTCCTCGAATTCAACTACATGGTCATGCAGGCCTACGACTTTCTGGAACTCAGTCACCGCTGCGGCTGCAAACTGCAGATGGGCGGCGACGATCAGTGGTCGAACATCATCGCGGGCGTCGAGCTGATCCGCAGGAAGGAAGCGAAACCCGCCTACGGACTGACCTTCACGCTTCTCACGAAGAGCGACGGTCAGAAGATGGGCAAGACGGCGGGCGGCGCCCTCTGGCTCGACGCCGAGAAGACATCGCCGTACGATTTCTACCAGTACTGGCGCAACATTGATGACGCCGACGTTGAAAAATGCCTCGCGCTCTTGACCTTCCTGCCGATGGAAGAGGTGCGCCGCTTGGGCGCGCTCAGGGATGCGGCGATCAACGAGGCCAAGACGGTGCTCGCCTATGAGGTCACGAAGCTTGTGCATGGAGAGGCGGAAGCGAAGAAGGCGAAGGAGGGGGCCGAGGCGATGTTCGGCCGCGGCGCGGCATCCGCGGAGTTGCCGACGTTCACACTGACCGCCGAGGAGATGGGCGCGAAGCTTCTTGACATCCTCGCAAAGAACGGCGTTTTCTCCTCGAAGAGCGAGGGCAGGCGTCTCATCTCGCAAGGCGGCGTCACGCTCAACGATGCGCGGGTCACGGATGCCGACTATCGCCTGCAGGAGGAAGATTTCTCCGATGGCACGGCGCTCGTCAAGAAGGGCAAGAAGAAGCATTATCGGCTTGTAAAGGCTTGA
- a CDS encoding YebC/PmpR family DNA-binding transcriptional regulator: protein MSGHSKWANIKRKKGANDAIRGKITTKIGREITIAVRMGGGDPTGNMRLKLALSKAKANNIPKDNIQRAIQKGLGAAEGSNYEELTYEGYGPAGSAIMLDILTDNRNRSAADVRHIFSKYGGNLGETGCVGWMFKQKAVFIVEKETFEDEDELMGIVLDAGAEDFKAEDDVFEITADPADYDAIEAALGEKGIETASAEITMVPDTTVKLEGKDAEKMQNLIDALEENDDVQNVYSNYEFDEE from the coding sequence ATGTCAGGACATTCCAAATGGGCGAACATCAAGAGGAAAAAGGGCGCGAATGATGCGATTCGCGGCAAGATTACGACGAAGATCGGCCGGGAGATAACCATCGCTGTGCGCATGGGCGGCGGCGATCCGACGGGAAATATGCGGCTGAAGCTCGCGCTTTCCAAGGCGAAGGCGAACAACATTCCCAAGGACAACATCCAGCGCGCCATACAGAAGGGGCTTGGCGCTGCCGAGGGAAGCAACTATGAGGAACTGACCTATGAAGGCTACGGGCCGGCGGGTTCCGCCATCATGCTCGACATCCTGACGGACAATCGCAACCGCAGCGCCGCTGATGTGCGCCACATCTTCTCGAAGTATGGCGGCAATCTCGGCGAAACGGGCTGCGTTGGCTGGATGTTCAAGCAGAAGGCCGTGTTCATTGTGGAGAAGGAGACCTTCGAGGACGAGGACGAACTCATGGGCATCGTGCTCGATGCGGGCGCGGAGGACTTCAAGGCGGAGGACGATGTCTTCGAAATCACGGCGGATCCCGCTGACTATGACGCAATCGAGGCAGCACTCGGCGAGAAGGGAATCGAGACGGCATCGGCGGAGATCACGATGGTTCCCGATACGACCGTCAAGCTTGAGGGCAAGGATGCGGAAAAGATGCAGAATCTCATCGATGCCCTTGAGGAAAACGATGACGTGCAGAATGTCTACAGCAACTATGAGTTTGATGAAGAGTAA